In the genome of Ralstonia pickettii DTP0602, one region contains:
- a CDS encoding hypothetical protein (K10643: CNOT4, NOT4, MOT2; CCR4-NOT transcription complex subunit 4 [EC:6.3.2.19]), which translates to MSDTIKALTEAVRGRISTTGVGGLTLGGGIGYLTRGVSLSIDNLLAVDVVLADGRQVTASDYQNAAAIHPHSGGDGGYVNFMSSDDDHRAPANYGANYQRLAAVKATYDPDNLFHLNQNIAPANGH; encoded by the coding sequence ATGAGCGACACGATCAAGGCATTGACCGAAGCGGTACGGGGCCGCATCTCGACGACCGGGGTTGGTGGCCTGACGCTGGGCGGCGGCATCGGCTACCTGACCCGCGGCGTCAGTCTCTCCATCGACAACCTGCTGGCGGTCGATGTCGTTCTCGCCGATGGCCGGCAGGTCACCGCGAGCGATTACCAGAACGCCGCCGCTATTCATCCCCACTCGGGCGGCGATGGGGGCTACGTCAACTTCATGTCCAGCGACGACGATCACCGTGCGCCCGCAAACTATGGCGCCAACTACCAGCGGCTTGCGGCAGTGAAGGCGACGTATGATCCGGACAACCTCTTCCACCTGAATCAGAACATCGCTCCAGCAAATGGGCACTGA